In Planctomonas sp. JC2975, the genomic stretch ACCCCCCTGTCCAGGCTGTTCGACGGTGGCCACGAGCTCTCAGGCGGCCAGTGGCAGCGGGTGGCCATTGCGCGTGCGTACTACCGCAAGGCACCACTGGTGATCCTCGACGAACCGTCTTCTGGACTGGATCCCCGCGCGGAACACGACCTGTTCTCCTCCCTTCGCTCGACTCTCGAGGGCCGTTCGGCTCTCTTCATCTCGCATCGGTTCTCGACCGTGCGCTCCGCCGACCGCATCTACGTGCTCGATGCCGGCAAGGTCGTCGAGCACGGCACGCACAACGACCTGATGGCGTTGGGTGGGCTGTACGCGGAGCTGTTCACTCTTCAGGCGGACGCCTACCTCGGCACGTGAGACGGCCAGCCGTCCGTGGAAGGGCCAAGTCCTTTCACGGGCGCTCGTCCCTTCACCGGCCCCCGTCCGTGCTGCTTCCGGGAGAGGGCAGCGCATCCCGTCGTGGTGTCAGCGCAGCAACGGAGACGACGGCGACCGTGCAGAGCGCGGACCATCCGAGGAAGCCGAGCGGCGAGCCGGGTCCAGGCCAGAACAGCGTGATCGCGCCGACCGGGATGATCGTGGCGAGAACCACCAGGGCCACCGATCCACCTGCGCAGCAGAGCAGGATCGGGGCGAGCGCCGGCATCCTGTCGTAAACGGTCGAGGATCGCCACAGGACGAGGCATCCCACCGCGCCGACGACGAGTGCTGCTCCGACGACATCGCTCGGCCGGTGCGCGAACGACGCGACGGAGCACCACGCGACGCCGACGGTTGCGAGCATCACGACCGCCACGATGGCCCGGTTGGCGTGACGAGGCAAGACCATGGTGATGGCGAGCGCCGTCGACATCGCGAATGCGACATGCCCACTGGGGAACGTGTTCGCCGAATAGCCGAAGTCGCCCACGTTCGGCCGCGGCAGTAGCAGCTTGAGGCCCTCGCACAGGCCCACGGACACCAGGACGAGGAGCACCGCTCGTGCGACATCGGCGACCCGACGCCGGACGAGGGCGATGATGCCGTAGACGAGCGCCACCAGCGCCAGCAGGATCGGTACGATCAGCCGGTACAGCCCCGCGGCCGAACCGATCGTCTGGTTCGCGAGGCCGAAGTCGGCGAACGAAGTGGCGTCGGCCTGCTGCCCGATGGGGAGCACGACGAGCACCACATAGGTGACGGCGAACGCGGCGGCGAATGCGGCCGCACGGAGCAGGGTGCCGACCCCCGTCCGATGGACCACCGCGACGTTCGAGTCCATGCGCCCATCCTGCCGGACGGTTACGTCCGGTGCCGGGATGCGATCGCTGCGCTCCCGTCGCGTTCTCGGCGGCTCAGCGGCGCAACGCGGGCCGGATCGGCCGCGGGCCCCCGCTCCGGGCGGTCCGCACGAGTACCGGGGTGGTGAACACCGTGCCGGCGAACAGCGTGGCTCGGGTCCGCCGACACCTGCAGAACCGCACTCGAAGGATGGAATCCTCGTGCGCGTCTTTCTGCTCGAGCCGGCACCGACGGACCCCTCGGCCGAGGCTGCTACGACTCGTGCGTTGCGCGGCGGCGGCGGATCAGTGCGAAGGCGAGTGCCGACCCACCGAGGATCAGGATGGCGCCGCCTGCGACGACTCCGAACATGACGTTCGATCCCGTGTCGGCCAGCCAGTTCGCGTCCGCTGAGGTCCCGTCAGACGGCGGACCTGCGTTGCAGCTCGGCGTCGCCGGCGGGTAGCTCACCGCGACCGACAGCTCAGGGTTGACCGTGATCGTGGCGCTGGTGATGGTGCGGGTCCAGGCGAAGTTGCCCGAGGTCTCCACCCAGTCACCTGCGGCGTTCTGGGTCCAGCCCGGCCATCCAGTCGGTGTGACACCGTCGGCTGCCACCGACGCGCCAGGCCACAACGTCTTGCCGCTCAGCGTCAACGAATTCTCCGTCGCGCCCGGCCCTTCGGTTGCGGTCGAGATGGTGCCGAGTGTCTCCGACCAGGTGTTGCCCTTGCCGTCATTCATCGAAATGA encodes the following:
- a CDS encoding phosphatase PAP2 family protein, which codes for MDSNVAVVHRTGVGTLLRAAAFAAAFAVTYVVLVVLPIGQQADATSFADFGLANQTIGSAAGLYRLIVPILLALVALVYGIIALVRRRVADVARAVLLVLVSVGLCEGLKLLLPRPNVGDFGYSANTFPSGHVAFAMSTALAITMVLPRHANRAIVAVVMLATVGVAWCSVASFAHRPSDVVGAALVVGAVGCLVLWRSSTVYDRMPALAPILLCCAGGSVALVVLATIIPVGAITLFWPGPGSPLGFLGWSALCTVAVVSVAALTPRRDALPSPGSSTDGGR